The proteins below come from a single Jaculus jaculus isolate mJacJac1 chromosome 12, mJacJac1.mat.Y.cur, whole genome shotgun sequence genomic window:
- the Rhobtb2 gene encoding rho-related BTB domain-containing protein 2 isoform X1, producing the protein MDSDMDYERPNVETIKCVVVGDNAVGKTRLICARACNATLTQYQLLATHVPTVWAIDQYRVCQEVLERSRDVVDDVSVSLRLWDTFGDHHKDRRFAYGRSDVVVLCFSIANPNSLHHVKTMWYPEIKHFCPRAPVILVGCQLDLRYADLEAVNRARRPLARPIKPNEILPPEKGREVAKELGIPYYETSVVAQFGIKDVFDNAIRAALISRRHLQFWKSHLRNVQRPLLQAPFLPPKPPPPIIVVPDPPSSSEECPAHLLEDPLCADVILVLQERVRIFAHKIYLSTSSSKFYDLFLMDLSEGEMGVPSGPGGPCPEDHRGHPDQHHPHPHHHHGRDFLLRAASFDVCESVEEAGGSGPAGLRASTSDGILRGNGTGYLPGRGRVLSSWSRAFVSIQEEMAEDPLTFKSRLMVVVKMDNSIQPGPFRAVLKYLYTGELGENERDLMHIAHIAELLEVFDLRMMVANILNNEGFMNQEITKAFHVRRTNRVKECLAKGTFSDVTFILDDGTISAHKPLLISSCDWMAAMFGGPFVESSTREVAFPYTSKSCMRAVLEYLYTGMFTSSPDLDDMKLIILANRLCLPHLVALTEQYTVTGLMEATQMMVDIDGDVLVFLELAQFHCAYQLADWCLHHICTNYNNVCRKFPRDMKAMSPENQEYFEKHRWPPVWYLKEEDHYQRARKEREKEDYLHLRRQPKRRWLFWNSPSSPSSSAASSASPSSSSAVV; encoded by the exons ATGGATTCTGACATGGATTATGAAAGGCCAAACGTAGAGACCATcaagtgtgtggtggtgggggacaaCGCTGTGGGCAAGACCAGGCTCATCTGTGCTCGGGCCTGCAATGCCACCCTCACCCAGTACCAGCTGCTTGCCACCCATGTGCCCACGGTGTGGGCCATTGACCAGTATCGCGTGTGCCAGGAG GTACTGGAACGTTCCCGAGATGTGGTAGATGATGTCAGCGTTTCCTTGCGCCTCTGGGACACCTTTGGGGACCACCACAAGGACCGCCGCTTTGCGTACGGGAG ATCGGATGTGGTGGTCCTGTGCTTCTCCATCGCTAACCCCAACTCCCTCCATCATGTCAAGACCATGTGGTACCCGGAAATCAAGCACTTCTGTCCCCGAGCTCCTGTCATCCTGGTGGGCTGCCAGCTGGACCTGCGCTATGCTGACCTGGAGGCTGTCAACAGGGCCAGGCGACCCTTGGCTAG GCCCATCAAGCCCAATGAGATCCTTCCCCCAGAGAAGGGTCGGGAGGTGGCCAAGGAGCTGGGCATTCCCTACTATGAGACCAGTGTGGTGGCCCAGTTTGGCATCAAGGACGTCTTTGACAATGCCATCCGGGCTGCACTCATCTCTCGCCGCCACCTGCAGTTCTGGAAGTCTCACCTGCGCAATGTGCAGCGGCCCCTGCTGCAAGCCCCCTTCCTGCCTCCGAAGCCGCCGCCCCCCATCATTGTGGTGCCCGATCCCCCCTCCAGCAGCGAGGAGTGCCCCGCCCACCTCCTGGAGGACCCGCTCTGCGCGGACGTCATCTTGGTGCTGCAGGAGCGGGTGCGCATCTTTGCCCACAAAATCTAcctctccacctcctcctccaagtTCTATGACTTGTTTCTCATGGACCTGAGTGAGGGGGAGATGGGGGTCCCCTCGGGGCCAGGAGGCCCCTGCCCAGAGGACCACCGGGGCCACCCTGATCAACACCATCCCCATCCCCATCACCACCACGGGCGGGACTTCCTGCTGCGGGCAGCCAGCTTTGACGTGTGCGAGAGCGTGGAGGAGGCCGGGGGCTCTGGTCCCGCTGGCCTTCGGGCCTCAACCAGCGATGGGATCTTACGGGGTAACGGAACGGGGTACCTGCCAGGCAGGGGTCGGGTGCTCTCTTCCTGGAGCCGAGCTTTTGTGAGCATCCAGGAGGAGATGGCAGAGGATCCCCTGACCTTCAAATCCCGGCTGATGGTGGTGGTGAAGATGGACAACTCCATCCAGCCGGGGCCCTTCCGGGCTGTTCTCAAGTACCTGTACACGGGGGAGCTGGGGGAGAACGAGCGGGACCTCATGCACATCGCCCACATCGCCGAGCTGCTAGAGGTCTTTGACCTGCGCATGATGGTGGCCAACATCCTCAACAACGAGGGCTTCATGAACCAGGAGATCACCAAGGCCTTCCATGTCCGCCGGACCAACCGGGTGAAGGAGTGCTTGGCAAAAGGCACCTTCTCAG ATGTGACCTTCATTCTGGACGATGGGACCATCAGCGCCCACAAGCCCCTGTTGATTTCCAGCTGTGACTGGATGGCTGCCATGTTTGGGGGGCCATTTGTGGAGAGTTCTACTCGGGAG GTGGCGTTCCCGTACACGAGCAAGAGCTGCATGCGGGCCGTGCTGGAGTACCTCTACACGGGCATGTTCACCTCCAGCCCCGACCTGGACGACATGAAGCTCATCATCTTGGCCAACCGCCTCTGCCTGCCGCACTTGGTCGCCCTCACAG AGCAGTACACAGTGACCGGATTGATGGAAGCAACTCAGATGATGGTGGACATTGATGGAGACGTGCTTGTGTTCCTGGAACTGGCCCAG TTCCACTGTGCGTACCAGCTGGCTGACTGGTGTCTCCATCACATCTGCACCAACTACAACAACGTGTGCCGCAAGTTCCCCCGAGACATGAAGGCCATGTCCCCAG